A window of the Dyadobacter pollutisoli genome harbors these coding sequences:
- a CDS encoding glycosyltransferase family 2 protein yields MLQDLKLSIITVVRNGANSIEGTIKSILAQTYKNIEYIIIDGKSTDGTLAIIEQYQHQLAYWVSEPDRGIYDAMNKGIRVATGDWLLFINSDDFLTENTIIQQVVPYLINCESEVAYGKVEFIYSSGKEVSYGLDWKIIKDKFINISMRIPHQATFHSKALFIKEQYDISYKVLGDYDLLLGYLKTQDAIFIPLTIAKMYEGGISNQISKYTLLKETRKAQIKHKIYKYIPSIEWFAYGAKLILVNAVIRIFGTVGKDKIKYIKKYISF; encoded by the coding sequence ATGCTGCAAGATCTCAAATTATCTATTATAACTGTTGTTAGAAACGGAGCGAACTCAATTGAAGGCACAATAAAAAGTATCCTTGCCCAGACCTATAAAAATATTGAATACATTATCATAGACGGCAAATCTACGGATGGTACGCTCGCAATCATTGAGCAATACCAACATCAGCTTGCCTATTGGGTCAGTGAACCAGATCGCGGGATATATGATGCAATGAACAAAGGAATAAGGGTAGCGACAGGGGATTGGCTATTATTTATTAATTCAGATGATTTCCTGACTGAAAATACGATTATTCAACAGGTGGTTCCCTATTTAATAAATTGTGAAAGCGAAGTTGCTTACGGAAAAGTTGAATTTATTTATTCCTCGGGCAAAGAGGTTTCCTATGGTCTTGATTGGAAAATTATCAAAGATAAATTTATCAACATATCCATGCGCATACCGCATCAGGCTACGTTTCATTCAAAGGCTTTGTTTATAAAAGAACAATATGATATTTCATATAAGGTACTTGGCGACTATGACTTGCTGCTCGGATATCTTAAAACGCAAGACGCGATATTTATTCCTTTGACTATTGCTAAAATGTACGAAGGGGGAATTAGTAATCAGATAAGTAAATATACGTTGTTAAAAGAAACAAGAAAAGCACAGATAAAACATAAAATCTACAAATATATTCCATCGATAGAATGGTTTGCGTATGGCGCGAAACTTATTCTGGTCAATGCTGTGATACGAATTTTTGGAACCGTTGGAAAGGACAAAATAAAATATATTAAGAAGTATATTAGTTTTTAA
- a CDS encoding glycosyltransferase family 4 protein: MEKPTVARKKIGLLFLSSYSEWAGGTIYILNLIRALNFLRDDLKPEILLFHGYGSPMNEVRDINYPYIYFHQANSPNKLMKVWLRAKRLITRKSAFYNLLPEIVYPYNPKAFLGKTPIHWIPDFQERYLPEMFSEAEIAERRSAQSAIASSGEIVVFSSNDAMKDFNKFYPDHHCDLRLLRFASILPRFDHLDITDLKTKFDIGKTYFMSPNQFWKHKNHKIVLEAIALLKDKNLDFQVAFTGSNKDHRNKEYFQTLQHFIEKEQIQKWIRFLGFIDRAEQLSLMNHATAIIQPSLFEGWSTVVEDSKALNQYIILSDLSVHKEQANENCIFFNPRSAEQLALIIERSVSIPPLRKQEDYSKNIQDFAHTIIQVLDL, from the coding sequence ATGGAGAAGCCTACAGTAGCAAGAAAGAAGATTGGATTACTCTTTCTGTCCTCTTACAGTGAGTGGGCAGGTGGGACTATTTATATTTTGAACCTCATAAGAGCATTAAACTTTTTACGTGACGATTTAAAGCCCGAGATACTGCTGTTCCATGGTTACGGGTCGCCGATGAACGAGGTCAGGGATATCAATTATCCCTACATCTACTTTCATCAGGCTAATAGCCCCAACAAATTAATGAAAGTATGGCTTAGAGCAAAAAGGTTAATAACCCGAAAATCTGCCTTCTACAATCTTCTTCCCGAAATAGTTTATCCCTACAACCCAAAGGCCTTTCTTGGCAAAACGCCAATTCACTGGATACCAGATTTTCAGGAACGCTACCTCCCGGAAATGTTCTCCGAAGCGGAAATTGCAGAGCGAAGGAGTGCCCAATCGGCAATTGCATCCAGCGGTGAGATTGTTGTTTTCAGCAGCAACGACGCCATGAAAGACTTTAACAAATTTTATCCTGACCACCATTGTGATTTAAGACTTCTCCGTTTTGCCAGTATCCTGCCGCGATTTGATCATTTGGATATCACAGATTTGAAAACTAAATTCGATATCGGTAAAACCTACTTTATGTCCCCAAACCAGTTTTGGAAACATAAGAACCACAAGATTGTATTGGAAGCAATTGCGCTCTTAAAGGACAAAAATCTTGATTTCCAGGTGGCCTTTACGGGCAGCAATAAAGATCACCGGAATAAAGAATATTTCCAGACACTTCAACATTTTATCGAAAAGGAGCAGATTCAAAAATGGATTAGATTTCTTGGATTTATCGACCGGGCGGAACAATTGTCTTTGATGAATCATGCTACTGCTATAATTCAGCCTTCTCTGTTTGAGGGGTGGAGTACTGTTGTGGAAGACAGCAAGGCACTTAACCAATATATTATCTTGAGCGATTTGTCGGTACACAAGGAACAGGCTAATGAGAACTGTATTTTTTTTAATCCGCGATCGGCAGAACAGCTTGCATTGATAATCGAGCGATCAGTATCAATACCGCCACTCCGAAAGCAAGAAGATTATTCAAAAAATATCCAGGATTTCGCCCATACTATCATACAGGTGCTTGATCTCTGA
- a CDS encoding NAD-dependent epimerase/dehydratase family protein, translating to MKVLIIGSKGFIGGYVVASFQKTHFEVYECDVVVDYEKSNYYQIDSTNADYQKIFQDKAFDACINCSGAASVPDSLKNPFRDFTLNTYNVVKLLDAIRTNQPTCKFINLSSAAVYGNPESIPVTENVKLNPISPYGLHKMQSEQICRSFHTYHNVPTCSLRVFSAYGSGLKKQLFWDLYQKAKNTNYIELFGTGKETRDFIHVQDVVDAITCCLHHADFQGESINVANGEEILIEYAVSTFLSFFPEKKTVYFNGKVKAGDPLNWRADISKIQSMGYKPSISLYQGLEQYFQWRSLQ from the coding sequence ATGAAGGTTCTCATTATAGGTTCCAAGGGTTTTATTGGCGGATACGTCGTAGCGTCATTTCAAAAAACCCACTTCGAGGTCTATGAATGCGATGTGGTGGTCGACTACGAAAAATCGAACTACTACCAGATAGACTCGACTAATGCAGACTATCAGAAGATATTCCAGGACAAAGCTTTTGATGCTTGTATCAATTGTTCTGGTGCCGCAAGTGTACCGGATTCTCTCAAAAATCCATTCCGTGATTTCACGCTGAATACTTACAATGTCGTCAAACTCCTGGATGCCATCAGAACCAACCAGCCAACCTGCAAATTTATAAATTTGTCCAGCGCCGCCGTTTACGGAAACCCTGAAAGTATCCCGGTTACAGAGAATGTAAAATTGAATCCAATTTCCCCGTACGGACTCCACAAAATGCAATCTGAGCAGATTTGCCGTAGTTTCCATACGTATCATAACGTTCCAACGTGCTCACTCCGAGTTTTTTCTGCATATGGTAGTGGACTTAAAAAGCAGTTATTCTGGGACTTATATCAGAAAGCTAAAAACACAAACTACATTGAATTGTTTGGAACCGGAAAAGAAACCCGGGATTTCATTCATGTCCAAGATGTTGTTGATGCTATCACTTGCTGCCTGCATCACGCTGATTTCCAAGGAGAAAGCATCAACGTCGCCAACGGAGAAGAAATTTTGATCGAATATGCGGTCTCTACTTTTCTCTCATTTTTCCCCGAGAAAAAAACGGTATACTTCAATGGTAAAGTAAAAGCAGGCGATCCGCTTAACTGGCGTGCAGATATTTCGAAAATTCAATCTATGGGTTATAAACCTTCAATAAGTCTCTATCAAGGACTTGAACAATATTTTCAATGGAGAAGCCTACAGTAG
- a CDS encoding sugar transferase translates to MAIELAPILLFVYNRPDQTRKTLEALADNSLADQSQLFIYADGPKRGTDTAGLQKIEGVRNVIAERQWCKHVTIIKANSNKGLANSIIDGVTEKINEYGKVIVLEDDLVTSKGFIKFMNDALDKYQSDEKVMQVSGHQFPLNIPPNHSSFFLPLTTSWGWATWKRAWDHFDSDAKGYEILKKNRSLAQRFDLNSVYPYSKMLVSQMEGKDIDSWAIRWYWAVFKENGISLFPDKSLVQNIGFGILATHTSGSDAFLISDFDKSYFISDLPKQPKIEEKNFYSLKQALYKSFYKSSSSILVKAKIGIKMGLIFLKFTLRN, encoded by the coding sequence ATGGCAATTGAATTGGCCCCTATTCTCCTATTTGTTTACAATCGCCCGGACCAGACAAGAAAAACACTGGAAGCATTGGCTGACAATAGTTTAGCGGATCAATCGCAATTATTTATTTATGCAGACGGACCCAAACGTGGAACGGATACCGCGGGTCTTCAAAAAATTGAGGGTGTACGAAATGTTATCGCTGAACGGCAATGGTGTAAGCATGTGACCATCATCAAAGCAAATAGTAACAAAGGACTCGCCAATTCAATCATCGATGGAGTCACTGAAAAGATCAATGAATACGGGAAAGTGATTGTATTGGAAGATGATCTTGTTACTTCCAAAGGTTTTATAAAATTCATGAACGATGCATTGGATAAATATCAAAGCGACGAAAAGGTGATGCAGGTTTCAGGTCATCAGTTTCCATTGAATATTCCTCCAAATCACAGTTCTTTTTTTCTGCCTTTAACAACCTCATGGGGATGGGCCACTTGGAAAAGAGCTTGGGATCATTTTGACTCTGATGCCAAAGGATATGAAATTCTTAAAAAAAATAGATCTTTGGCACAACGGTTCGATCTAAACAGTGTGTATCCCTATTCGAAAATGCTTGTTAGTCAAATGGAGGGTAAAGATATCGACTCGTGGGCAATTAGATGGTATTGGGCCGTTTTCAAGGAGAATGGCATTTCACTTTTCCCTGATAAAAGTTTAGTGCAGAATATTGGTTTTGGAATACTTGCCACTCATACTTCGGGGTCAGATGCCTTTTTAATCTCGGATTTTGACAAATCTTATTTCATTTCAGATTTACCTAAACAGCCTAAAATTGAGGAGAAAAATTTCTACTCATTGAAGCAAGCATTATATAAATCTTTTTATAAATCCAGCTCCAGTATCTTAGTTAAGGCCAAAATTGGTATAAAAATGGGGCTGATTTTTTTAAAATTTACTTTACGCAACTGA
- a CDS encoding lipopolysaccharide biosynthesis protein codes for MQVQQEIRNSTIVVFISKYSGVLIGILINSTLARLLSPKEFGVLSVVTVFITFFNILSDIGLGSGIVQNQNLTYRDLSDIFKLSAILSVVLALLFCLCAFGIASFYDNQEYIRICQMLSVHLFFSALAVIPRNLLVKEKAFKTLGFIDTSVALVTGLVAILLAWHQFSYYSMIWRSIFSSILVFSLYFTFSNLKLHKGMALAGARKIAGYSSYQFAFNFINYFSRNLDNILIGKFMGNASLGIYNQAYQLMIYPVSYLTNVITPVLHPILAKFQDNKTVIFQEYLKVVNILAKLGIPLSLFIYFSAEEIILIMLGNQWLGVIPILRILSFSVWVQMILSSSGSIFQASGRTDLLFLSGVLSAVMLVCSILVGVLYFKSVETTALLLVISFYINFLQAFYLLIKTVLKSSLLTFAQIFLRQVPQALILILLLLAFTHYDGKFIQISIVLSLFIKLTLLSATFLIFNFSFFETFIKRYLTKSLNR; via the coding sequence ATGCAGGTACAGCAAGAAATAAGGAACAGCACCATTGTCGTTTTTATCAGTAAATACAGCGGAGTTTTGATTGGAATACTGATTAATTCAACACTAGCCAGACTTCTGTCTCCCAAAGAATTTGGTGTTTTGAGTGTTGTAACTGTTTTCATTACATTTTTCAATATTTTGAGCGACATAGGCCTTGGATCCGGCATTGTACAAAATCAAAATCTTACGTACCGGGACTTATCGGACATTTTCAAACTGAGTGCGATACTTAGTGTAGTTCTTGCCTTACTGTTTTGCTTATGCGCTTTCGGAATTGCTTCTTTTTACGATAATCAGGAATACATACGAATCTGCCAAATGCTTTCAGTTCATTTGTTTTTCAGCGCGCTTGCAGTAATACCACGAAATCTTTTGGTGAAAGAAAAAGCATTTAAAACGCTGGGGTTCATTGACACCAGCGTGGCATTAGTTACCGGTCTCGTTGCGATTTTGCTGGCCTGGCATCAGTTCAGCTACTACTCCATGATCTGGCGTTCCATATTTTCCAGTATCCTTGTTTTTTCCTTATACTTTACCTTTTCAAACCTGAAACTCCACAAAGGAATGGCGCTGGCGGGTGCCAGAAAGATTGCGGGGTACTCGTCTTATCAGTTTGCATTTAACTTCATCAATTACTTTTCCAGAAATCTCGACAATATTTTGATCGGTAAATTTATGGGAAATGCCAGTCTTGGGATTTATAACCAGGCTTACCAGCTCATGATCTATCCGGTTTCGTATCTCACCAACGTCATTACGCCTGTCCTCCACCCTATTCTGGCCAAATTTCAGGATAATAAGACCGTGATATTTCAGGAATATTTGAAAGTGGTCAACATACTGGCCAAACTAGGTATTCCACTTTCGTTGTTTATCTATTTTTCGGCCGAAGAAATCATTCTGATCATGTTGGGAAACCAATGGCTAGGTGTAATTCCCATTCTCAGAATTTTAAGTTTTTCAGTCTGGGTACAAATGATATTATCCAGTAGCGGTTCCATTTTTCAGGCTTCGGGTCGCACCGATCTACTGTTTCTTTCAGGAGTCTTGTCGGCGGTCATGCTGGTCTGTTCCATTTTAGTTGGTGTTTTGTATTTCAAATCCGTTGAAACTACTGCCTTGCTATTGGTAATCTCTTTCTACATCAATTTCCTGCAGGCTTTTTACTTATTGATCAAAACTGTATTGAAGTCATCGCTGCTAACCTTCGCCCAAATTTTCCTGAGACAGGTTCCACAGGCACTTATTCTGATTTTGCTTTTGCTTGCCTTTACCCATTACGACGGCAAGTTCATTCAAATCTCAATCGTTCTGTCATTGTTTATCAAACTGACTTTGTTGTCTGCCACGTTTCTCATTTTCAATTTCTCGTTCTTTGAAACATTCATAAAGCGCTATCTTACAAAATCACTCAACAGATAG
- a CDS encoding glycosyltransferase, with product MKKNVVVYGLAIGSYRTQNLIKALLETKEINTFFFNYEQFWRKTSPFFTAYLFFTEFMVVLKSHIVIFPAMRHQFTFRYKLAKLLGKQIITDFYVSFYDSQVIDAKTIDSNSKEAQKHFERDLKAILLSDCVIFLNEAEAAYYTSLVKVNLSDIHYKIVPLCVDNRELAYNKYAQSAKAKFTICWWGTYITLHGLDKILDAAKILFDEGVDFELYLFGESEEKAIPYKNKIRDLGIEKVVTINNSKSFNNGKLEPFLIQNCDLALGVFGDSSKARTVFTNKIADAFAMGLPVLSSHSTAMEDLLSKDQSEIIICGNQPKDIAEAIIALEGDRAKLLAIGKSARRRFDTTFSYKVFKNKISSILTSPLWQSP from the coding sequence ATGAAAAAAAATGTTGTAGTCTATGGGTTAGCAATAGGCAGTTACAGAACCCAAAATCTCATAAAGGCACTTTTGGAAACTAAGGAGATAAATACCTTTTTCTTTAACTACGAGCAATTCTGGCGGAAAACATCTCCGTTTTTTACTGCATATTTGTTTTTTACTGAATTTATGGTCGTGTTGAAGTCACATATTGTGATATTCCCTGCGATGCGACACCAATTTACTTTCAGGTACAAACTGGCAAAATTGCTTGGAAAACAAATCATTACTGACTTTTACGTATCTTTTTACGATTCACAGGTAATTGATGCAAAAACTATTGATAGCAATAGTAAGGAGGCTCAAAAACATTTCGAACGGGATCTTAAGGCAATACTTTTATCCGACTGTGTAATATTCCTTAATGAAGCCGAAGCAGCTTATTACACCTCACTTGTAAAAGTAAATTTGTCCGACATTCATTATAAGATCGTTCCACTCTGCGTCGATAACAGAGAATTGGCTTACAATAAATATGCTCAGAGTGCCAAGGCAAAGTTTACTATTTGCTGGTGGGGAACTTACATTACACTCCATGGTTTAGATAAAATTCTGGACGCTGCTAAAATACTTTTTGACGAGGGGGTTGATTTTGAATTGTACCTATTCGGTGAGAGTGAAGAAAAGGCGATACCATATAAAAACAAAATTAGAGACCTTGGTATTGAGAAAGTTGTTACCATCAATAATAGTAAATCCTTTAATAATGGTAAGCTTGAACCATTTTTGATTCAGAATTGCGACCTGGCTTTGGGCGTTTTTGGCGACAGTTCCAAGGCCAGAACTGTTTTTACAAACAAGATAGCAGACGCTTTTGCAATGGGACTTCCTGTTTTAAGTAGTCATTCCACAGCGATGGAAGATCTATTGTCAAAGGATCAATCTGAAATAATTATCTGTGGCAACCAGCCAAAAGACATTGCGGAGGCCATTATCGCATTGGAGGGTGACAGAGCTAAACTTCTCGCAATCGGGAAAAGTGCGCGGAGGAGATTTGATACAACTTTTTCTTATAAAGTGTTTAAGAACAAGATATCTTCAATCCTGACTTCACCGCTTTGGCAGAGCCCATGA
- a CDS encoding GDP-mannose 4,6-dehydratase: MRYFITGGCGFLGSNLAAEVLKKGDELFVFDNLFRSGSEQNLAWLRRQGNFKFYNSDIRSYNDVEYAIRDAQPDVIFHLAGQVAMTTSLVNPRLDFEINVLGGNNLLECVRKYVPEAIVTYSSTNKVYGDFDNLEFVETMTRYKAEGYENGFDETLALNFQSPYGCSKGATDQYMLDYAKMFGLRTVVFRHSSIFGGRQFSTFDQGWIGWFVKQAIDIKTGALKDNFTISGNGKQVRDILFADDLISCYFSAIENIEQTKGQVFNIGGGMNNSLSLLELFSVLENKLDIKMSYTQLPWRQSDQKVFVADITKAASVYNWHPKLDKETGINRMIEWVSGN, from the coding sequence ATGCGCTATTTTATAACTGGCGGTTGCGGCTTTTTGGGTTCCAATCTCGCTGCAGAAGTCCTCAAAAAAGGTGACGAACTATTTGTATTTGATAATTTATTCCGATCTGGTTCAGAGCAAAATCTGGCGTGGCTTCGTCGGCAAGGGAATTTCAAGTTCTACAATTCGGATATCCGATCTTACAACGATGTAGAATATGCGATTAGGGATGCTCAGCCTGATGTTATATTTCATTTGGCTGGCCAGGTAGCCATGACCACTTCTCTAGTTAATCCACGATTGGATTTTGAGATCAATGTACTTGGAGGTAACAACCTGCTTGAGTGCGTTCGTAAATACGTACCCGAAGCTATTGTTACATATTCTTCCACAAACAAAGTTTATGGAGATTTCGACAATTTGGAATTCGTTGAGACCATGACCCGGTACAAGGCCGAGGGCTACGAAAATGGGTTTGACGAAACTTTGGCTCTCAATTTTCAGTCTCCGTACGGGTGTTCTAAAGGTGCTACTGATCAATATATGCTGGATTATGCCAAAATGTTTGGGTTGCGTACTGTTGTTTTCAGGCACTCATCTATTTTCGGTGGAAGGCAATTCTCAACGTTTGACCAGGGCTGGATCGGGTGGTTTGTAAAACAGGCAATCGACATTAAGACCGGAGCACTAAAAGACAATTTCACGATTTCCGGAAACGGTAAACAGGTTCGGGACATTTTGTTTGCCGACGATCTGATCAGCTGTTATTTCTCCGCTATCGAGAATATAGAGCAAACAAAGGGGCAGGTGTTTAACATTGGTGGCGGCATGAATAACAGTCTTTCTCTCTTAGAGTTATTCAGTGTTCTCGAAAATAAGCTTGACATCAAAATGTCTTATACCCAGCTACCCTGGCGTCAAAGCGATCAAAAGGTGTTCGTTGCTGACATTACCAAAGCAGCTTCGGTGTATAACTGGCATCCTAAGCTGGATAAGGAAACAGGTATTAACCGAATGATTGAATGGGTTTCTGGCAATTAA